One Lacticaseibacillus rhamnosus genomic window carries:
- a CDS encoding mechanosensitive ion channel family protein → MIRTIFTTATVTGQSNVWLRYFTKINWDQIAGTLIDKVLSLLFFSILFLALYRLGQFAINRTFKSYQHRAKLSGTRVKTIHALSKNLFFYFVLFFYFYAILSTLGVPVGTLLAGAGVAGLAIGFGAQGFVNDVVTGFFILLEAQFDVGDVVKLGTISGTVTSLGLRTTVVKSYDGTVNFIPNRNITIVSNLSRSNMQVLIKLPLAPTTDLDLVRRTIEHVNHNLVPKFSTITDGPDILGLTEEKNGTFTYQVLFYAENGEQVSLQRTFLAAYIAALKSAGIHVITPPLNLQAGS, encoded by the coding sequence GTGATTCGCACGATCTTCACAACCGCGACCGTGACTGGACAATCCAATGTCTGGTTAAGGTACTTTACGAAAATAAATTGGGACCAGATTGCCGGAACTTTGATTGATAAAGTGCTCTCGTTGCTATTCTTCTCAATTCTGTTTCTTGCGCTCTACCGCTTAGGCCAATTTGCCATCAATCGCACCTTTAAAAGTTACCAACATCGCGCCAAGTTATCAGGAACACGCGTCAAAACTATCCACGCGTTGTCCAAAAATCTTTTTTTCTACTTTGTTCTCTTCTTTTATTTTTACGCGATCCTCTCAACATTAGGGGTTCCTGTTGGCACGTTGCTCGCCGGGGCTGGTGTTGCCGGGTTGGCGATCGGCTTTGGCGCTCAGGGCTTCGTCAATGATGTCGTAACTGGTTTCTTCATTTTGTTAGAAGCCCAGTTTGATGTTGGTGATGTGGTTAAACTAGGAACGATTTCCGGAACCGTCACTAGCCTAGGGTTACGCACAACTGTAGTAAAAAGCTACGATGGTACGGTTAACTTTATTCCTAATCGCAACATTACGATTGTTAGCAACCTTTCGCGCAGCAACATGCAGGTACTTATCAAATTGCCGTTAGCCCCAACGACCGATCTTGATTTGGTCCGCCGAACGATTGAACATGTCAATCACAATCTGGTACCGAAATTCTCAACCATTACGGATGGACCGGATATCCTTGGCCTGACTGAAGAAAAAAACGGAACTTTTACCTATCAGGTTCTGTTCTACGCCGAAAATGGTGAACAAGTCAGCCTCCAACGAACTTTCCTGGCTGCCTACATTGCCGCATTGAAATCTGCCGGCATTCATGTCATTACACCGCCGCTGAATCTGCAAGCAGGTTCATGA
- a CDS encoding DUF948 domain-containing protein has product MSGGEIAWIIAATAFLIIALAIAIIAVRVSGVTKEVKETVAETNKTLDTINGELGILTKEVEGLLAKSNTLLEDVNGKVAAIDPVFTAIGELGESVSDLNQSTRQLTQRVTNGAKNGAKATVAARMGAKAFSMLTKKKHQNE; this is encoded by the coding sequence ATGTCAGGTGGAGAGATTGCTTGGATTATTGCGGCAACGGCTTTTTTGATTATTGCTTTGGCGATTGCCATCATTGCTGTTCGCGTTTCTGGCGTAACCAAAGAAGTTAAAGAAACCGTTGCTGAGACGAATAAGACGTTGGATACGATCAACGGGGAGCTTGGCATTTTGACGAAAGAAGTTGAAGGCCTACTTGCCAAGAGCAATACCCTTCTTGAAGATGTAAATGGCAAGGTGGCGGCGATTGATCCGGTCTTTACCGCGATTGGTGAACTTGGCGAAAGTGTTTCGGACTTGAACCAGTCAACGCGTCAGCTCACTCAGCGGGTCACGAATGGTGCAAAAAACGGGGCTAAGGCAACGGTTGCTGCACGAATGGGTGCCAAAGCATTTTCAATGTTGACCAAAAAGAAACATCAAAATGAATAG
- a CDS encoding YtxH domain-containing protein produces MAKKGHFLLGFVFGAASALATTYLLTPQTSDELKRRVKHASENLADRAVDYFDYAKEASADWKQSATDFVDEIKTRGNDADGSQALANYDAATEQLRDQLNTANDTDTSADFDDIVLDGKSAFAQAKDDDEGSETRTDEVPEPTKPVTIKEASADSAAADSQAADK; encoded by the coding sequence ATGGCTAAAAAAGGACATTTTTTGCTTGGATTTGTATTTGGAGCTGCTAGCGCCTTGGCAACGACTTATTTATTGACACCGCAAACCAGTGATGAGTTGAAGCGGCGGGTTAAGCATGCGTCTGAGAACCTTGCTGATCGCGCGGTTGATTATTTCGATTACGCCAAAGAAGCAAGTGCTGATTGGAAGCAAAGTGCAACGGATTTCGTAGATGAGATCAAGACGCGCGGTAACGATGCTGACGGGTCACAAGCCTTGGCTAATTATGATGCTGCAACCGAACAATTACGCGATCAGCTGAACACGGCTAATGATACCGATACTTCAGCTGACTTTGATGACATCGTTCTTGATGGTAAAAGTGCGTTTGCGCAGGCGAAAGACGATGATGAAGGTAGTGAAACCCGCACCGATGAAGTGCCTGAACCGACAAAACCGGTAACGATTAAAGAGGCATCAGCAGATTCGGCAGCGGCAGATTCTCAAGCAGCAGATAAGTAA
- a CDS encoding transcription repressor NadR → MLNSERQAHIKAALSTAAEPLSASSFARRFTVSRQTIVGDIALLRAQGEPIIATPRGYTLSQPAALEFLVPCKHTPAQTEQELQLILDNGGWIEDVLVEHPLYGQLRGQLNIRTVADMKLFLSRVARYHGHLLSELTGGIHLHSISVKQKSDIAKIKMALHQAGILYEQLEEAADQG, encoded by the coding sequence ATGTTAAACAGTGAACGTCAGGCGCATATCAAGGCTGCATTGAGTACGGCAGCTGAACCGCTTAGTGCATCGAGTTTTGCACGCCGATTTACGGTCAGTCGCCAAACGATCGTCGGGGATATTGCACTATTACGGGCACAAGGCGAACCCATTATCGCCACCCCAAGAGGCTATACGTTATCGCAACCAGCTGCACTTGAGTTTTTGGTTCCATGTAAGCATACCCCCGCCCAAACCGAGCAGGAGCTTCAATTGATTCTTGATAACGGTGGCTGGATTGAAGACGTTTTGGTTGAGCATCCGTTGTATGGCCAGTTACGCGGGCAATTGAATATTCGTACCGTTGCCGACATGAAACTGTTCTTGAGTCGGGTCGCGCGGTATCATGGCCATCTTTTATCAGAATTAACGGGCGGTATTCATTTGCACAGCATTAGTGTCAAGCAGAAAAGCGACATTGCGAAGATTAAAATGGCGCTTCATCAGGCGGGTATCTTATATGAGCAGCTGGAGGAAGCAGCGGATCAGGGATAA
- a CDS encoding M24 family metallopeptidase, protein MNEHLAALQTWIGEEGLDLAYISDPININYYTGFFQDPEERITALIVAPDHDPFLFTPQLTIEEVKKAGWAYPVFGYLDHEDPFAKLASHIKTVNPNPTKWAIEKDNLAVFKFEAIMKQFPDATFPIDASRFIEKQRLIKTASEIKQMEAAGAQADRAFQAGFNAIKAGATEQEVAAEIDYAMMKEGVMHMSFGTIVQAGVDAANPHGEPMGTKLAPNELVLFDLGTDNHGYMSDATRTVAFGQVTGKPREIFDICLEANLTAMDAVKPGLKASELDKIARDIITKAGYGEYFNHRLGHGIGMSTHEFPSIMEGNDMILQPGMCFSIEPGIYVPGVAGVRIEDCVHVTETGCEPFTHTSKEFTVING, encoded by the coding sequence ATGAACGAACATTTAGCAGCATTACAGACTTGGATCGGTGAAGAGGGCCTTGATCTTGCTTACATTAGCGACCCGATCAACATCAACTACTACACCGGATTCTTCCAAGATCCAGAAGAACGGATTACGGCTTTAATTGTCGCTCCAGATCACGATCCCTTCTTATTTACACCGCAACTGACCATCGAAGAAGTCAAAAAAGCCGGCTGGGCCTACCCGGTATTCGGTTATCTTGATCACGAGGACCCGTTTGCAAAACTGGCGAGTCATATTAAAACCGTCAACCCTAATCCAACGAAATGGGCAATCGAAAAAGATAATCTCGCCGTTTTCAAATTTGAAGCGATCATGAAGCAGTTCCCGGACGCTACCTTCCCGATTGATGCTTCTCGTTTTATTGAAAAACAGCGCCTGATCAAAACCGCTTCAGAGATCAAGCAGATGGAAGCCGCTGGTGCTCAAGCCGACCGGGCATTTCAGGCAGGATTCAATGCCATTAAAGCCGGAGCAACCGAACAAGAAGTCGCCGCTGAAATCGATTATGCCATGATGAAAGAAGGCGTCATGCACATGAGCTTCGGCACCATTGTCCAAGCTGGTGTCGATGCTGCCAACCCGCATGGCGAACCGATGGGAACAAAACTCGCACCTAACGAATTGGTTTTGTTCGATCTGGGCACCGACAATCATGGGTATATGTCCGATGCGACCCGCACAGTTGCTTTTGGTCAAGTCACTGGTAAGCCACGGGAAATTTTTGACATCTGTCTTGAGGCTAATTTAACCGCGATGGACGCTGTTAAGCCAGGACTTAAAGCATCCGAACTGGATAAAATTGCGCGTGATATCATTACTAAAGCGGGCTATGGCGAGTACTTCAATCATCGGCTCGGCCACGGCATCGGTATGTCGACGCACGAATTCCCGTCCATCATGGAAGGCAATGATATGATCTTGCAGCCCGGCATGTGCTTCTCCATCGAACCCGGTATCTATGTTCCGGGAGTGGCGGGGGTCCGCATTGAAGACTGTGTCCACGTCACGGAAACCGGCTGCGAACCATTTACGCACACATCAAAGGAATTCACGGTCATTAATGGTTAA
- the ccpA gene encoding catabolite control protein A, translated as MEKQTITIYDVAREANVSMATVSRVVNGNPNVKPATRKKVLEVIERLDYRPNAVARGLASKKTTTVGVIIPDVTNMFFSSLARGIDDVATMYKYNIILANSDENNQKEVSVLNTLLAKQVDGLIFMGHELTDAIRAEFSRSKTPVVLAGSIDPDEQVGSVNIDYVAAVEEATRQLIESGNKRVALATGSLTHPINGQFRLKGYKQALEKAGVAYDESLIFENEPSYQAGLALFGKLQKVGATAVIAGDDELAVGILDGALDKGVKVPEDFEIISSNNTKLTEMTRPQLTSIDQPLYDIGAVAMRLLTKMMNKEEIEEKTVMLGFDILKRGSTK; from the coding sequence GTGGAAAAACAAACAATTACAATTTATGATGTTGCCCGCGAAGCAAATGTGTCCATGGCAACGGTGTCACGAGTCGTTAACGGCAATCCAAATGTTAAACCGGCTACGCGTAAAAAGGTTTTGGAAGTCATCGAGCGCCTTGACTATCGACCAAATGCAGTTGCCCGCGGCTTGGCTAGTAAGAAAACCACCACTGTCGGCGTTATCATTCCCGACGTGACCAACATGTTCTTTTCAAGTCTGGCGCGGGGGATTGACGATGTTGCTACCATGTACAAATACAACATCATTCTGGCCAATTCGGATGAGAATAACCAAAAGGAAGTCTCGGTTCTCAACACCTTACTGGCGAAACAAGTCGATGGTTTGATCTTTATGGGGCACGAGTTGACGGATGCGATTCGCGCCGAGTTTTCACGCAGCAAAACACCGGTTGTTTTGGCCGGGTCAATTGATCCTGACGAACAGGTAGGCAGCGTCAATATTGATTACGTGGCTGCGGTTGAAGAGGCGACCAGACAGTTGATTGAAAGCGGCAATAAGCGCGTCGCCTTGGCAACCGGTTCATTGACACATCCGATCAATGGTCAATTTCGCTTGAAAGGCTACAAGCAGGCACTTGAAAAAGCGGGTGTTGCTTACGATGAAAGCCTGATTTTTGAAAATGAACCAAGTTATCAGGCTGGGTTGGCCTTATTCGGTAAGTTGCAAAAGGTTGGCGCAACAGCTGTCATTGCCGGCGATGACGAATTGGCGGTTGGCATTTTGGATGGTGCGCTGGACAAAGGCGTTAAGGTCCCGGAAGACTTCGAAATTATTTCCAGTAACAATACGAAGCTGACGGAAATGACACGGCCACAGTTGACCTCCATTGATCAACCTTTGTATGACATTGGTGCGGTGGCGATGCGCTTGCTCACCAAGATGATGAATAAAGAAGAAATCGAAGAAAAGACCGTTATGCTAGGTTTTGATATTCTTAAGCGTGGTTCAACCAAGTAG
- a CDS encoding transglycosylase domain-containing protein has product MKKFVNRVKTLGTRFCRWFTQFVTRHPDSKADTNQQLTGKAAVVYYGNVTLQSIKTTVYYLLGVLGIAVVFGLGLFGGYFVSIIDATPIPTETAMKATLSNTSRTSSMYFAHNVKLSDVKSDLYSTKVNLNEMSPWLTKAIIATEDEDFYRHNGIVPKAVIRAFFSDLTGMGSQTGGSTLTQQVVKMMFLNSETTFKRKAAEIMLARRLNNHFSKNTILATYLNVATLGRNNKGQNIAGVEAAAQGLFGVSAKEVNLPEAAFIAGLPQSPFVYTPYTADGKLKTSLKAGINRQQTVLFRMYRAGVISHRQYVAAKSFDLKGAFLQPEKADQDDDEYGYVYNMVLSEAKSLLAEKLAKSDGHSAAELAKDSALNNDYLRQAGDLFASKNYRIKSTIDKDVYDRMQFVMRATRDTFGQTYTSSQINPKTGETETVKYPVQNGSVVLDNQTGAVLGFVGGVTGELNHIYTLRSPGSTIKPLLVYAPAIDQKIIGSQTALADFKTNLGNNYSVTDYGGQIQNRFIPATEALAQSYNIPAVNLYKHIKPSVNVKAYMEKMGINTLTDNDYSQLGLALGGTDYGVDVKEQASAFSTFANQGEHVPAYVISEIVDPSGHAVYRHQVKKTKVFSKGTNYIMNQMLKNVVASGTAESLNYQLRFNTDNLIGKTGTSNDFRDIWFIGSTPGITIASWMGYDNSNGTNYTLTENSSMTNEAYWAKLANAVYHTIPKKFKADKKLSRPSTVKSVTVDKQTGQPAASLSFNGHTYRTGGSTVTSLYNDWEPTAKAEFAIGGSKDNYQLFYDYLDGKSNGYGQVSDANGRSTEAKKEHQETPITTETPSSATVSSSRTPSVTVPSSQQNQQGTSENQPSEPQTTGTGGNNGTTGGGTGTEAATTSSAPTTGGTTTTPQTPSTNTGTGH; this is encoded by the coding sequence TTGAAAAAGTTCGTCAATCGGGTCAAGACGCTTGGGACTCGATTTTGTCGTTGGTTCACGCAATTCGTGACCCGGCATCCCGATTCCAAAGCAGATACCAATCAACAACTAACGGGTAAAGCTGCCGTTGTCTATTATGGCAACGTCACACTTCAAAGCATCAAAACAACTGTTTACTATTTATTAGGCGTTTTAGGCATTGCTGTCGTGTTTGGCCTCGGCTTGTTTGGCGGCTATTTTGTGTCGATTATTGACGCAACGCCAATTCCAACTGAAACTGCTATGAAAGCAACGTTGTCCAATACCAGCCGCACTTCCAGCATGTATTTTGCCCACAACGTCAAGCTTAGCGATGTTAAAAGCGACCTGTACTCAACCAAAGTCAACCTCAATGAGATGTCGCCATGGCTCACCAAGGCGATTATCGCCACTGAAGATGAAGACTTCTATCGCCACAACGGCATTGTTCCTAAGGCGGTTATCCGTGCGTTCTTCTCCGACTTAACCGGTATGGGCAGTCAGACAGGTGGGTCAACTTTAACGCAGCAAGTGGTCAAAATGATGTTTTTAAATTCGGAGACAACCTTTAAGCGTAAGGCTGCTGAAATTATGCTGGCCCGGCGCTTGAACAATCACTTCAGTAAAAACACCATTCTGGCAACCTATCTCAATGTTGCTACGCTTGGTCGTAATAACAAAGGCCAAAATATTGCCGGAGTTGAAGCAGCGGCGCAAGGACTGTTTGGGGTTTCGGCTAAGGAAGTTAACTTGCCGGAAGCGGCTTTCATCGCTGGCCTGCCGCAAAGTCCATTTGTCTATACCCCTTACACGGCCGATGGTAAATTGAAAACCAGTCTCAAAGCCGGTATCAATCGCCAACAAACCGTCCTCTTCCGCATGTACCGGGCTGGCGTTATCAGCCATCGTCAATATGTTGCTGCCAAATCATTTGATCTAAAGGGTGCCTTTCTCCAGCCAGAAAAAGCAGACCAGGATGATGATGAGTATGGTTATGTCTATAACATGGTACTAAGTGAAGCCAAATCATTGTTAGCCGAGAAATTAGCAAAAAGCGATGGCCATTCTGCAGCAGAGCTCGCAAAAGATAGCGCTTTAAACAATGATTATCTCCGACAGGCAGGTGATCTTTTTGCGTCCAAAAACTATCGCATTAAGAGCACGATTGACAAAGATGTTTATGATCGCATGCAATTTGTCATGCGCGCAACCCGTGATACGTTCGGTCAAACTTATACCAGTAGTCAGATTAATCCGAAAACCGGTGAAACGGAAACCGTTAAATACCCGGTTCAAAACGGATCGGTTGTCCTTGATAATCAAACCGGGGCCGTTCTCGGCTTTGTTGGCGGCGTTACCGGCGAACTCAACCATATTTATACCCTCCGTTCCCCCGGTTCGACGATCAAGCCACTTTTGGTTTATGCCCCTGCGATTGACCAAAAAATTATCGGCTCGCAAACTGCCTTAGCTGATTTCAAAACCAATCTCGGGAACAATTACAGCGTCACTGACTATGGCGGCCAGATCCAAAACCGCTTTATCCCTGCCACTGAAGCACTGGCACAATCCTATAACATTCCTGCTGTTAATCTATATAAACATATCAAGCCATCCGTAAACGTCAAAGCCTACATGGAAAAGATGGGGATCAACACCCTGACCGACAACGACTATAGTCAACTTGGTCTGGCACTTGGAGGTACTGATTACGGGGTCGACGTTAAGGAGCAAGCCAGCGCCTTTTCAACATTCGCCAATCAAGGTGAACATGTTCCCGCCTACGTCATTTCCGAAATTGTCGATCCCTCAGGCCATGCCGTTTATCGCCATCAAGTCAAAAAGACCAAGGTTTTCTCTAAAGGCACCAACTACATTATGAACCAGATGCTCAAAAACGTGGTTGCATCCGGAACTGCGGAAAGCCTGAACTATCAGTTGCGATTTAATACCGATAATCTGATTGGTAAAACCGGGACCAGTAACGATTTTCGCGATATTTGGTTCATCGGCTCAACTCCGGGCATCACGATTGCCAGCTGGATGGGGTACGATAATAGTAATGGCACGAACTATACCCTCACGGAAAATAGCTCGATGACCAATGAAGCATATTGGGCAAAACTGGCCAATGCGGTATATCATACTATTCCTAAAAAATTCAAAGCGGATAAGAAACTAAGTCGACCGAGCACCGTCAAATCCGTCACCGTTGATAAACAAACCGGTCAGCCGGCTGCAAGTCTTTCGTTTAACGGGCACACCTACCGTACTGGCGGCTCAACTGTGACCAGCCTTTATAATGACTGGGAGCCAACCGCCAAGGCCGAGTTTGCAATTGGCGGCAGTAAAGATAATTATCAGCTGTTCTACGATTATCTTGATGGCAAAAGCAATGGTTATGGCCAAGTGTCAGATGCTAACGGCCGCTCCACCGAGGCTAAAAAAGAACATCAGGAAACGCCGATTACGACAGAAACCCCTTCATCAGCAACAGTTTCTAGCAGTCGTACACCTAGCGTAACCGTGCCATCGAGTCAGCAAAACCAACAAGGCACTTCGGAAAATCAACCGAGTGAGCCGCAAACTACCGGTACTGGCGGCAACAATGGCACAACCGGTGGCGGTACTGGCACTGAAGCAGCCACCACCAGTTCTGCACCGACAACAGGCGGTACCACGACTACTCCGCAAACCCCGTCAACTAATACAGGTACCGGCCATTAA
- a CDS encoding YjjG family noncanonical pyrimidine nucleotidase, with the protein MYRIILFDVDDTLLDFKAGELKSLAKMFAKLKLTYTPRIEASYLKINANLWRDYEAGRITRPELFDVRFAKLFRHHRIDADPHLAERTYHHFLDQEAILLPHVMETLDALKDYRLFIVSNGIEPVQRQRLATSGLIDYFEDIFVSDSVGSPKPTVAFFDYVAKHIPRFNRNETLIMGDSLTSDIQGGINGKIDSIWFNPHFQPNRDQITPTYQLNEFSDLTKLLLAN; encoded by the coding sequence ATGTATCGAATTATTTTGTTTGATGTGGACGATACCTTGTTGGATTTTAAAGCAGGGGAATTAAAAAGCCTGGCAAAAATGTTTGCCAAGCTGAAATTAACGTACACACCGCGGATTGAAGCGAGTTATTTAAAGATAAATGCCAATTTGTGGCGCGATTACGAAGCAGGTCGTATCACTAGACCGGAACTTTTTGATGTGCGGTTTGCCAAGCTATTTCGGCATCATCGCATTGATGCTGATCCGCACTTGGCTGAACGCACTTATCACCACTTTTTGGACCAAGAAGCGATCTTATTGCCACATGTTATGGAAACCTTGGATGCACTAAAAGATTATCGACTCTTCATTGTTAGTAACGGTATTGAGCCGGTTCAGCGCCAGCGATTGGCTACCAGTGGCTTGATTGATTACTTTGAGGATATTTTTGTTTCTGATAGTGTGGGTAGTCCCAAACCGACTGTCGCGTTCTTTGATTATGTTGCTAAACATATTCCGCGGTTTAATCGCAACGAGACGTTGATTATGGGCGACTCGTTAACCTCGGATATTCAAGGCGGGATTAACGGTAAGATTGATTCGATCTGGTTTAACCCGCATTTTCAGCCGAATCGCGATCAAATTACCCCGACTTACCAACTGAACGAATTTAGTGATCTAACTAAATTACTCTTGGCTAATTAA
- a CDS encoding biotin--[acetyl-CoA-carboxylase] ligase has protein sequence MFTPHALDPWLDDPHLRAAVATQATVTSTNTVLKHAVQNNSTVPQILIAGEQTAGVGRHGKHFASPADAGLYLSYAFHPQISQSLITPAAGVALQQAIETQFGIVTAIKWVNDLQKGGRKVAGILAEALIEHNAVVLGIGVDLFPAQSAVLPTDQPITTLLANQPDSDPRPELAGRFLTNLMRLFANPETIMPIYRAKAAWVGRRITVNGTQNPLTGTISGFDDNGALLLQTAQGTMVVTSGTIRLAD, from the coding sequence ATGTTTACACCTCATGCTTTAGATCCATGGTTAGACGATCCTCATTTGCGTGCAGCCGTTGCTACTCAAGCAACCGTGACCTCTACCAACACCGTTTTAAAACACGCCGTTCAAAATAACAGTACGGTTCCCCAAATTCTTATTGCCGGTGAACAAACTGCCGGAGTCGGCCGCCATGGCAAACATTTTGCCAGTCCTGCCGATGCGGGGCTTTATCTTAGTTACGCATTCCATCCGCAAATCAGTCAGTCCCTGATCACACCAGCTGCAGGGGTTGCGCTGCAGCAAGCAATTGAAACCCAGTTTGGCATTGTGACCGCGATCAAATGGGTGAATGATCTGCAAAAAGGTGGTCGCAAGGTTGCGGGCATTTTAGCGGAAGCACTCATTGAACACAACGCTGTGGTCTTAGGCATCGGGGTTGATCTTTTTCCGGCTCAATCAGCAGTGCTGCCAACCGATCAGCCGATCACCACGTTACTTGCCAATCAGCCAGATAGCGATCCGCGTCCAGAACTGGCAGGCCGATTTTTAACCAATCTGATGCGTCTATTTGCCAATCCGGAAACCATTATGCCGATTTATCGCGCAAAAGCTGCATGGGTTGGCCGCCGAATTACGGTGAATGGCACACAAAACCCGCTGACCGGAACAATCAGCGGGTTTGATGATAATGGTGCCTTACTGTTACAAACGGCCCAAGGTACCATGGTGGTTACGAGCGGCACCATTCGTTTAGCCGACTAA
- the pepV gene encoding dipeptidase PepV — MTINWQQEAEKLEPQLLSDLTTLLKINSERDTDHQTDEYPLGPGPAKALEAFLTIAQRDGFKTLNVDHVAGRIELGDGDEIFGLFGHVDVVPAGPGWQTDPFDPVIRDGKIYGRGTSDDKGPSIAAYYALKLIRDLKLPINKKIHFILGTDEESDWVGIHRYLETEPAPDFGFSPDAEFPIINGEKGIASFEIVQKPIAAATADLTLNHFSAGIRPNMVPQEAKAVISGPLPEAFMTQAEKWAAEQEVALTLTPGNPTTIELIGKGAHAQEPKDGKNAATYLATLLADLPFDPAGKAYLTMIANHLHLDSRGHHLGINYTDKLMGDLTASPDIFTFTQDGPQSVLVNVRYPQGTDAAKIRDQIETALGADQYNVAVSGHAQEPHYVSGDDPLVKTLLQTFSDHTGIPGHEQVIGGGTYGRIIKRGVAFGAQMPGQENVMHQANEYMPIKDIVAAVAIYADAISRLVK; from the coding sequence ATGACCATTAATTGGCAGCAAGAAGCTGAAAAATTGGAACCCCAACTTCTCTCAGATCTAACCACACTTTTGAAGATCAATTCGGAACGTGATACTGACCATCAAACCGATGAGTATCCTCTCGGACCGGGACCGGCCAAAGCGCTTGAAGCATTTTTGACGATTGCACAGCGGGACGGTTTCAAAACATTAAATGTCGACCATGTTGCCGGCCGCATCGAATTAGGCGATGGCGACGAAATCTTTGGGCTTTTTGGCCATGTTGATGTCGTGCCCGCGGGACCAGGCTGGCAAACCGATCCATTTGACCCCGTTATTCGCGATGGCAAGATTTATGGGCGCGGAACCAGCGATGACAAAGGCCCAAGTATCGCTGCTTACTATGCCTTAAAGCTCATTCGCGATCTCAAGTTGCCGATTAATAAAAAGATTCACTTCATTCTTGGTACCGATGAAGAGTCTGACTGGGTCGGTATTCACCGCTATCTCGAAACTGAACCTGCTCCCGACTTCGGGTTTTCACCAGACGCGGAATTCCCTATCATCAATGGCGAAAAGGGGATTGCCAGTTTTGAAATCGTTCAAAAACCAATCGCCGCTGCAACCGCTGATCTAACGTTGAATCATTTTTCCGCCGGTATTCGGCCAAACATGGTGCCACAAGAAGCAAAGGCTGTCATCAGCGGACCATTACCGGAAGCATTTATGACGCAAGCCGAGAAGTGGGCGGCAGAGCAAGAAGTCGCCCTCACCCTGACACCAGGCAACCCGACGACGATTGAATTGATTGGAAAAGGCGCCCATGCCCAAGAACCAAAAGATGGCAAAAACGCCGCAACCTATTTAGCAACGCTTTTGGCCGACTTACCATTTGATCCAGCCGGGAAAGCCTATCTGACCATGATTGCCAACCACCTTCATCTAGACTCACGTGGTCACCATTTAGGGATTAATTATACCGATAAACTAATGGGCGACCTGACCGCAAGTCCGGATATCTTCACCTTTACGCAAGACGGTCCCCAAAGCGTTCTGGTCAATGTCCGCTACCCGCAAGGAACCGATGCAGCCAAAATCCGTGATCAGATTGAAACGGCGCTAGGAGCAGATCAGTACAATGTGGCAGTCAGCGGTCACGCTCAGGAACCACACTATGTATCTGGTGATGATCCACTTGTCAAGACATTGCTTCAGACTTTTAGTGATCACACAGGCATCCCCGGTCATGAACAAGTCATTGGCGGTGGCACTTATGGTCGTATCATCAAACGCGGTGTTGCCTTTGGTGCCCAAATGCCAGGCCAGGAAAATGTCATGCATCAGGCAAATGAATATATGCCGATCAAAGACATTGTGGCAGCAGTCGCCATCTATGCCGATGCAATTAGCCGGTTAGTGAAGTGA